A window of Halomonas sp. GFAJ-1 contains these coding sequences:
- a CDS encoding N utilization substance protein B, with the protein MSERSERKPSAAQQGRHAARELAVQGLYQWQMTGKSITTIEAEFRSQVADDDLEDHENWVKVMEIADKALFHELLHNTVRFKAELDREISPLLDRRLEDLDSVELAILRLGAYELSHRMEVPYRVVINEGVELAKSFGATDGHKYVNGILDKLANRLRSAEVSARRL; encoded by the coding sequence ATGAGCGAGCGTAGTGAGCGTAAGCCCTCTGCTGCGCAGCAAGGGCGCCACGCCGCACGTGAGTTGGCGGTTCAAGGGCTTTACCAGTGGCAAATGACCGGTAAATCCATCACCACTATTGAAGCTGAGTTCCGTAGCCAAGTGGCTGATGACGATCTGGAAGATCACGAAAACTGGGTCAAGGTAATGGAAATTGCCGACAAAGCGCTTTTCCATGAGCTGTTGCACAATACGGTGCGTTTTAAGGCAGAACTCGATCGTGAAATATCCCCGTTGCTGGATCGCCGTTTAGAGGATCTGGACTCGGTGGAGCTAGCGATTCTGCGTTTGGGTGCTTACGAGCTTTCCCACCGGATGGAAGTGCCGTACCGTGTAGTGATCAACGAAGGCGTTGAGCTGGCTAAGTCATTTGGCGCCACCGACGGCCATAAGTACGTGAATGGCATTCTTGATAAGCTGGCAAACCGCTTACGTAGTGCCGAAGTCAGCGCTCGCCGTTTGTAA
- a CDS encoding endopeptidase La produces the protein MSDQDYDRDHEDLDWLTDGEPQESHQEPSESETLSENKEHRSDGERVNSLVPASEMLPERIYLLPIHNRPFFPAQVQPLVINRERWEETMRRVGNTPHHTIGVAFVGEQGVDSLDHDRFPAIGTAVKVHKLKSEDQQIQFIAQGLQRFKITRWLSKEPPYLVEVTYPKEPVDAENEETRAYAMAIINGIKELLPINPLYGEELKHYLNRFSPHQPGPLTDFAAAITSAKGPELQDVLATLSVEERMQKVLPLLRKEIDVALLQGEISEQVNAQMQERQREFFLREQLKVIQRELGISKDDRENDVDTFKQRLESLVVPERVQSRIDDELNKLSVLETGSPEYGTTRNYLDWLTSLPWGVTSQDKLDLATAREVLDRDHDGLKDVKERIIEFLAEGTFKGDVGGSIVLLVGPPGVGKTSIGRSIAEALGREFYRFSVGGMRDEAEIKGHRRTYVGAMPGKLVQAFKEVEVENPVIMLDEIDKLGQSFQGDPASALLEVLDPEQNVDFLDHYLDVRMDLSKVLFVCTANTLDSIPAPLLDRMEQIRLSGYIAEEKLQIAKHHLWPKLLKRDNLPKKRINLTDAALKQVIDGYAREAGVRQLEKQLHRIVRKAAVKLLEEKLETVKISVKNLEEFLGAPLFRKEKVLKGEGVVTGLAWTSMGGATLPIEAGKVHALDRGFKLTGKLGDVMKESANIAYSYTLGHLAEYGADADFFDSAFVHLHVPEGATPKDGPSAGVTMTTALLSLAKHQAIKRPLAMTGELTLTGQVLPVGGIREKIIAARRSDIFEVILPDANRRDYEELPDYLKEGMTVHFANRYRDVANVVFS, from the coding sequence ATGAGCGACCAAGATTACGACCGCGATCACGAAGATCTTGATTGGCTAACCGATGGCGAGCCACAAGAGTCCCACCAAGAGCCCTCTGAAAGTGAAACGCTCTCTGAAAATAAAGAGCACCGTTCCGACGGCGAACGGGTAAATTCGCTGGTGCCTGCCAGCGAAATGCTGCCAGAGCGTATTTATCTCCTACCGATTCATAATCGTCCTTTCTTTCCTGCTCAAGTCCAGCCGTTGGTTATTAACCGTGAGCGCTGGGAAGAGACCATGCGTCGAGTGGGCAACACACCGCACCACACCATTGGGGTTGCGTTTGTCGGTGAGCAGGGCGTGGATTCGCTTGACCATGACCGTTTTCCCGCGATTGGGACTGCCGTCAAAGTACATAAGCTCAAGAGCGAGGATCAGCAGATCCAGTTTATCGCTCAGGGGCTGCAGCGTTTTAAAATTACCCGCTGGCTTTCCAAAGAGCCGCCCTATTTAGTTGAAGTGACTTACCCAAAAGAGCCGGTTGACGCGGAGAATGAAGAGACCCGTGCTTATGCCATGGCGATTATCAACGGCATTAAAGAGCTGCTGCCGATTAACCCGCTCTATGGCGAAGAGTTAAAACACTATCTCAACCGCTTTAGCCCTCATCAACCAGGGCCATTGACCGATTTTGCCGCTGCCATTACCTCCGCTAAAGGCCCAGAGCTTCAGGATGTGCTGGCCACCCTGTCGGTGGAAGAGCGGATGCAGAAAGTGTTGCCGCTGCTGCGTAAAGAGATTGATGTGGCGCTGTTGCAGGGCGAGATCAGTGAGCAGGTGAATGCCCAGATGCAGGAGCGCCAGCGAGAGTTCTTCCTGCGTGAGCAGCTGAAGGTCATTCAGCGCGAGCTAGGCATCTCAAAAGACGACCGCGAAAACGATGTTGATACCTTCAAGCAGCGCCTGGAGTCGCTGGTCGTGCCTGAACGCGTCCAGAGCCGCATTGACGACGAACTAAATAAGCTCAGCGTGCTGGAAACCGGCTCTCCAGAGTACGGCACAACGCGTAACTATTTAGACTGGCTAACGTCACTGCCTTGGGGTGTCACCAGCCAGGATAAGCTAGACCTTGCTACAGCCCGTGAGGTGCTAGACCGCGATCACGATGGTTTGAAAGACGTTAAAGAGCGAATTATTGAATTCCTCGCGGAAGGTACTTTTAAAGGCGATGTAGGTGGCTCTATTGTGCTGTTGGTTGGCCCGCCAGGAGTGGGTAAAACCTCAATAGGACGCTCGATTGCTGAAGCGCTTGGCCGTGAGTTTTATCGTTTTTCAGTGGGTGGTATGCGCGATGAAGCTGAAATTAAGGGCCACCGACGCACCTATGTAGGTGCCATGCCCGGCAAGCTGGTGCAAGCCTTTAAAGAAGTTGAAGTTGAAAACCCAGTGATTATGCTGGATGAGATTGACAAGCTCGGCCAATCGTTTCAGGGTGACCCTGCCTCTGCGTTGCTTGAAGTGCTAGACCCTGAGCAAAACGTCGACTTTCTTGATCACTATCTGGACGTGCGAATGGATCTTTCCAAGGTTCTGTTCGTGTGTACGGCCAATACCTTGGACTCTATCCCAGCCCCGTTGTTGGACCGTATGGAGCAGATACGCTTGTCAGGCTATATCGCTGAAGAGAAGCTGCAGATTGCTAAACACCACCTTTGGCCTAAGCTGCTTAAGCGCGACAATTTGCCGAAAAAGCGCATTAACTTAACCGACGCTGCGCTTAAACAGGTGATTGACGGCTACGCCCGGGAAGCGGGTGTTCGTCAGTTAGAAAAACAGCTACACCGTATTGTGCGTAAGGCGGCAGTTAAGCTGTTAGAAGAGAAGCTAGAGACGGTAAAAATTTCGGTTAAAAACCTGGAAGAATTTTTAGGTGCGCCCCTTTTCCGTAAAGAAAAAGTGCTTAAAGGTGAAGGGGTGGTCACCGGGCTTGCCTGGACCTCCATGGGAGGCGCCACATTGCCGATTGAAGCCGGTAAAGTGCACGCCCTAGACCGCGGGTTTAAACTCACCGGTAAGCTGGGCGATGTAATGAAAGAGTCCGCTAATATCGCCTATAGCTACACCTTGGGCCATTTGGCTGAGTATGGCGCGGATGCGGACTTTTTTGACTCCGCATTTGTGCACCTTCACGTACCTGAAGGCGCCACACCCAAAGATGGCCCCTCTGCCGGGGTAACGATGACGACGGCACTACTTTCGCTGGCCAAGCATCAGGCAATTAAGCGGCCGCTAGCCATGACCGGAGAGCTGACACTAACTGGGCAGGTGCTACCCGTAGGAGGAATCCGTGAAAAAATCATTGCCGCACGGCGTAGCGATATTTTCGAGGTGATTTTGCCTGACGCTAATCGCCGGGACTATGAAGAGTTACCCGACTATTTAAAAGAGGGCATGACGGTACACTTTGCCAACCGTTACCGTGATGTCGCTAACGTAGTGTTTAGCTAG
- a CDS encoding 6,7-dimethyl-8-ribityllumazine synthase: protein MQSLSQVEGTFVDVDGRYVIVVGRFNHHVVDSLVEGAVDSLTRHGVDAENIHIVHVPGAWELPLAVKRVLKVMQPDAVIALGAVIRGGTPHFEYVAGGCNTAMNHLQLEFDTPVANGVLTVESIEQAIERAGTKAGNKGTEAAMAAMEMVSLLRALPLGDNQ from the coding sequence ATGCAATCCCTTTCGCAAGTTGAAGGCACTTTTGTAGATGTTGATGGCCGCTATGTCATCGTCGTTGGGCGGTTTAACCACCATGTGGTGGATAGCTTGGTGGAGGGTGCGGTCGATAGCCTGACCCGCCACGGTGTTGATGCTGAAAACATCCACATTGTTCACGTGCCCGGCGCCTGGGAACTGCCGCTGGCGGTAAAGCGCGTGCTTAAAGTCATGCAGCCTGATGCGGTGATTGCCTTGGGCGCGGTGATTCGTGGTGGAACGCCTCACTTTGAATACGTAGCGGGTGGCTGCAACACAGCGATGAACCATCTCCAGCTTGAGTTTGATACACCGGTGGCAAACGGTGTATTGACGGTTGAGTCTATTGAGCAGGCCATCGAGCGTGCGGGTACCAAAGCCGGTAATAAAGGTACTGAAGCAGCCATGGCCGCGATGGAAATGGTCTCGCTGCTGCGTGCGCTGCCGTTAGGAGACAACCAATGA
- a CDS encoding thiamine-phosphate kinase, producing MLAEFELIRRYFMSPQEAQATDGVALGNGDDATLLVPKAGQQLAVSVDTSVIDVHFPSDAPAYALGHRALAVALSDLAAMGATSRWCLMALTLDQRVFAEHAAAEQWLADYAKGFHNLCHQHATTLVGGDVTSGALTIGVTVMGEVPAGEAMTRAGAKPGDVIAVTGALGGGAGGLAYWQQGERDLSHPLLQRYLLPEPRLAAGAALRGIATAAMDISDGLLADLAHLRTASKVGAVLDLEAIPLAEGLVEQRGLDAARQAALSGGDDYELLVTLAPDDVTRAQACLASIGLPLTVIGRCCETPGVRGIDATDYAGWQHFSGGEV from the coding sequence GTGCTTGCCGAATTTGAATTGATTCGACGCTATTTTATGTCGCCGCAGGAGGCGCAAGCGACTGACGGCGTTGCTCTTGGAAATGGCGACGATGCCACGCTATTGGTGCCCAAGGCAGGGCAGCAACTGGCGGTCAGCGTCGATACGTCCGTTATCGATGTCCACTTTCCCAGCGATGCCCCCGCCTATGCGCTAGGGCACCGCGCTCTTGCCGTTGCGTTAAGCGATTTGGCCGCGATGGGGGCAACCTCGCGCTGGTGCCTAATGGCGCTAACCCTCGATCAGCGGGTATTTGCAGAGCATGCCGCCGCTGAACAGTGGCTAGCGGACTATGCAAAAGGGTTTCATAACCTTTGTCATCAGCATGCTACAACGCTGGTGGGGGGCGATGTTACCTCTGGGGCGCTAACCATCGGCGTTACCGTGATGGGTGAAGTGCCCGCAGGTGAAGCGATGACCCGCGCCGGTGCTAAGCCGGGTGATGTGATTGCGGTAACCGGCGCATTAGGCGGTGGTGCGGGCGGTTTGGCGTATTGGCAACAGGGGGAGCGAGACTTATCGCACCCCTTACTGCAGCGTTATTTGTTGCCTGAGCCCCGGCTTGCAGCAGGCGCTGCGCTTCGTGGCATTGCCACGGCAGCCATGGATATCTCCGATGGGCTGCTGGCAGATCTCGCCCACCTGCGTACTGCCTCAAAGGTGGGTGCGGTACTTGATTTAGAGGCGATTCCGTTAGCGGAAGGGTTGGTAGAGCAGCGTGGGCTTGATGCTGCTCGTCAAGCGGCTCTTTCAGGCGGCGACGACTATGAACTTCTGGTAACGCTTGCCCCTGATGACGTAACGCGTGCCCAGGCATGCCTTGCCAGTATAGGCCTGCCGCTTACCGTGATAGGGCGCTGCTGTGAAACGCCGGGGGTGAGAGGAATTGATGCCACCGACTATGCAGGCTGGCAGCACTTTAGTGGGGGTGAGGTATGA
- a CDS encoding riboflavin biosynthesis protein RibD, whose product MGAEPRHAAFSLQDHKYMARALQLAKQGLYTTDPNPRVGCVIVRYDESDEGRVVGEGFHISAGGPHAEIHALNAAAGLARGATAYVTLEPCSHTGRTGPCAVALAEAKVSRVVVAMVDPNPQVSGQGIKRLQADGVTVDVGLLEADARALNPGFISRMQHKRPFVRLKMAMSLDGRTAMGSGESQWITGPEARSQVQRLRARSSAILSGVESLIMDDSRLTLRADQLALANADEVVKRQPLRVILDSRLRLPLAAACLREPGRTLLITTEQHSEEKRHKLEAAGAEIVVFPADQGGRIALADMLHWLADNEQVNELLVETGATLAGALLDANLVNELQLFVAPTLLGGEARPLFALPGLTRMADQKRLTIKEMRAVGRDWHIIAEPDAD is encoded by the coding sequence TCCCTACAAGATCATAAGTACATGGCGCGGGCGCTTCAGCTCGCCAAGCAAGGGCTTTATACCACCGACCCAAACCCCCGCGTGGGCTGCGTTATCGTCCGCTATGATGAAAGCGATGAGGGGCGAGTAGTGGGTGAAGGCTTTCACATCAGTGCCGGCGGCCCTCACGCTGAAATACACGCACTAAACGCAGCGGCTGGCTTAGCCCGCGGGGCAACCGCATACGTTACGCTGGAACCCTGCTCCCATACCGGCCGCACTGGGCCATGCGCGGTGGCGTTGGCAGAGGCCAAGGTCTCCCGTGTGGTTGTCGCGATGGTCGATCCCAATCCACAGGTAAGTGGGCAAGGTATTAAGCGGCTACAAGCCGATGGGGTAACAGTTGATGTAGGCCTTTTGGAAGCGGATGCACGGGCGCTAAACCCTGGTTTTATTTCCCGTATGCAACATAAGCGCCCCTTTGTGCGGCTTAAAATGGCGATGAGCCTTGATGGGCGTACGGCGATGGGGTCAGGTGAGTCCCAATGGATTACCGGCCCCGAAGCGCGTAGTCAGGTACAGCGGTTACGGGCGCGTTCCAGCGCTATTTTAAGTGGCGTTGAGTCGTTGATTATGGACGATTCACGGCTAACCTTGCGGGCCGACCAGCTGGCGCTGGCGAATGCCGATGAGGTGGTTAAACGCCAACCGCTGCGCGTTATTTTAGACTCCCGGCTCCGCTTGCCGCTGGCCGCCGCTTGCTTACGCGAGCCAGGACGCACGCTATTGATTACCACCGAGCAGCACAGTGAAGAGAAACGCCACAAACTAGAAGCGGCGGGCGCGGAAATAGTGGTGTTTCCTGCCGACCAAGGGGGGCGTATTGCCCTGGCTGACATGCTGCACTGGCTAGCCGATAATGAGCAGGTTAATGAGCTGCTGGTGGAAACAGGCGCAACGCTGGCTGGCGCGCTGTTAGATGCCAATTTAGTTAACGAACTGCAGTTATTTGTCGCCCCCACGCTGCTTGGTGGTGAAGCCAGGCCGCTGTTTGCCCTGCCGGGGTTAACCCGCATGGCAGACCAAAAGCGGCTGACGATTAAAGAGATGCGCGCGGTTGGGCGTGACTGGCACATTATTGCCGAACCTGATGCTGACTAG
- a CDS encoding 3,4-dihydroxy-2-butanone-4-phosphate synthase (bifunctional enzyme DHBP synthase/GTP cyclohydrolase II-like protein; functions in riboflavin synthesis), translated as MAHFSSEGLSPIAELVEDIRQGKMVILMDDEDRENEGDIIMAAEKVQAEHINFMARYACGLICMPMTRERCEQLNLPLMVRDNGSGFGTKFTLSIEATEGVTTGISAADRARTVQAAAAPHAKPTDIVQPGHIFPLMAEPGGVLRRAGHTEAACDLAALAGCDPSGVICEIMNDDGSMARRPELEVFAKKHGIKIGTIADLIHYRIVNEQTIDLIETSSVNTAHGKLALHVFRDRIQGAHHLALVKGQPTPEQATTVRVHLADTLRDVLGLLKGEQCRWDAQRAISEIAQAPAGVFVLIDDGRPHQDFKNQLDIFLDRVRQPRTSDSDGSGNYLTIGTGSQILRHLGVGKMRLLSSPWKFSALSGFDLEVVERLGPNDTAYEPISQQE; from the coding sequence ATGGCGCACTTCTCTTCTGAGGGGCTATCCCCTATCGCTGAGCTGGTGGAAGACATTCGCCAGGGCAAAATGGTGATTCTCATGGATGATGAGGATCGCGAAAACGAAGGTGATATCATCATGGCGGCCGAAAAAGTCCAGGCCGAGCATATCAACTTCATGGCGCGTTATGCGTGTGGCCTTATCTGCATGCCCATGACCCGCGAGCGTTGCGAGCAGCTTAATCTGCCGCTCATGGTGCGGGACAATGGTTCCGGTTTCGGGACTAAATTTACGCTCTCTATCGAGGCAACAGAAGGCGTTACAACGGGCATCTCTGCGGCAGATCGTGCTCGCACCGTGCAAGCGGCTGCAGCCCCCCACGCCAAGCCGACCGATATCGTACAGCCAGGACATATTTTTCCGCTGATGGCCGAGCCGGGTGGGGTTTTACGCCGCGCTGGTCATACTGAAGCGGCCTGTGATCTTGCGGCGTTGGCAGGCTGTGACCCCAGTGGGGTTATCTGCGAAATCATGAATGATGATGGCAGTATGGCGCGTCGCCCCGAGTTAGAAGTGTTTGCCAAGAAGCACGGTATTAAAATCGGCACGATTGCTGATTTAATTCACTACCGTATCGTCAATGAGCAAACCATTGACCTGATCGAAACCTCAAGCGTTAATACTGCCCACGGCAAGCTGGCGCTGCATGTATTCCGCGACCGTATACAAGGCGCACACCACTTAGCACTGGTGAAAGGGCAGCCCACCCCAGAGCAAGCTACCACGGTTCGCGTGCATTTGGCCGATACGCTGCGGGATGTGCTCGGCTTACTGAAGGGCGAGCAGTGCCGCTGGGACGCTCAGCGTGCGATTAGCGAAATTGCCCAGGCACCCGCTGGAGTGTTTGTTCTGATCGATGATGGACGCCCGCATCAGGATTTCAAAAATCAGCTGGATATTTTCCTCGACCGCGTGCGTCAACCGCGCACCAGCGATTCAGACGGTTCCGGCAACTACTTAACGATTGGTACCGGCTCGCAAATTCTGCGCCATTTGGGCGTGGGTAAAATGCGGCTACTTAGCTCCCCGTGGAAGTTCTCGGCCCTCTCCGGGTTTGATCTCGAAGTCGTCGAGCGCCTGGGGCCTAATGACACGGCGTATGAGCCAATTTCTCAGCAGGAATAA
- a CDS encoding phosphatidylglycerophosphatase — MNRAPASVWRRPTHFFAFGLGSGTAPWAPGTFGTLAAIPFYWIMADLPLVWYLSLVMAAFVVGVWLCEKTSQDLGVHDHSGIVWDEFVGYWITMAAVPFSWEAALWGFIVFRIFDVFKPWPIRWADRRVAGGFGIMIDDVMAGIYAWSTMHLWFWLH, encoded by the coding sequence ATGAACCGTGCGCCCGCCAGTGTTTGGCGCAGGCCAACCCACTTTTTTGCTTTCGGTCTGGGGAGTGGCACCGCTCCGTGGGCGCCCGGTACCTTCGGTACTCTAGCGGCAATTCCTTTTTATTGGATAATGGCCGATCTACCCCTGGTATGGTATTTAAGCTTGGTGATGGCCGCCTTTGTTGTAGGCGTTTGGCTCTGTGAGAAAACGTCGCAAGACTTAGGGGTACATGACCACTCGGGTATTGTGTGGGATGAGTTTGTTGGTTACTGGATTACCATGGCGGCGGTGCCTTTTTCCTGGGAAGCCGCACTTTGGGGCTTTATCGTCTTTCGCATTTTTGATGTCTTTAAGCCTTGGCCTATCCGCTGGGCAGACCGACGGGTAGCGGGCGGTTTCGGCATTATGATTGATGACGTAATGGCAGGGATTTACGCCTGGAGTACCATGCACCTCTGGTTTTGGCTGCACTAG